One Lampris incognitus isolate fLamInc1 chromosome 14, fLamInc1.hap2, whole genome shotgun sequence DNA window includes the following coding sequences:
- the LOC130123846 gene encoding 14-3-3 protein gamma-2-like, whose translation MVDRKELVQKAKLAEHAERYDDMAAAMKSVTELNEALSKQERVLLSVAYQHVARKRRSSWRFVSSIKPRTRTGGGNEKKIHMVRAYREQIEKELEAVCQDVLHLLDNFLIRNCNETQHESKVFYLKMRGDYYRYLAEVATGEKRATVMEASEKSYSEAHDISVEHMQPTHPVRLALALSYSVFCFDTKNAPKQACHLAKAAVNDALAERVALNGESSLFVSLLRGNAARWTGVPQDDEGAGGQQLNSPEI comes from the coding sequence ATGGTGGACCGCAAGGAGCTCGTACAGAAAGCAAAGCTCGCCGAACATGCGGAGAGATACGATGACATGGCAGCTGCCATGAAATCGGTGACTGAGCTGAACGAGGCGCTGTCCAAACAGGAGAGAGTCCTGCTCTCAGTGGCCTACCAGCATGTAGCGAGGAAGAGGCGCTCATCCTGGCGCTTCGTCTCCAGCATCAAGCCGAGAACCAGGACCGGCGGCGGCAACGAGAAGAAGATCCACATGGTGCGGGCCTACCGGGAACAGATCGAGAAGGAGCTGGAGGCCGTTTGCCAGGACGTCCTCCACCTCCTCGACAACTTCCTCATCCGGAACTGCAACGAGACGCAGCACGAGAGCAAGGTGTTCTACCTTAAGATGAGGGGCGACTACTACCGTTACCTGGCCGAGGTGGCCACGGGGGAGAAGCGGGCCACCGTTATGGAGGCCTCCGAAAAGTCCTACAGCGAGGCCCACGACATCAGCGTGGAGCACATGCAGCCCACTCACCCCGTCCGCCTGGCGCTGGCTCTCAGCTACTCCGTCTTCTGCTTCGACACGAAGAACGCCCCCAAGCAGGCCTGCCACCTGGCCAAGGCCGCCGTCAACGACGCCTTGGCCGAGCGCGTCGCCCTCAACGGCGAGTCCTCTCTCTTCGTAAGCCTGCTACGAGGCAACGCGGCGCGGTGGACGGGAGTCCCGCAAGACGACGAGGGGGCAGGGGGGCAACAGTTGAACAGTCCCGAAATTTAG